The following proteins are co-located in the Robbsia betulipollinis genome:
- the thiD gene encoding bifunctional hydroxymethylpyrimidine kinase/phosphomethylpyrimidine kinase — translation MTSDAPPIVLTFGISDPTGASGIQADLLTLASMGCHGVTVLTGYAARDSLDSGELISVDPERVASQARMLLEDMPVAAFKIGATTRAEIVSAIAEVVADYDDVPLIVCPDFTLDDEHVLAGDDLREAIAELLAPQTSVMVADRSMVLQLMQSDSEGDAPTLEQAVAQLVEDGCEYLLLSEHTAGRYINTLFGEEGEIRQDVFLRDPQPMLGIGDTLASAIAALLATGMTPPDAVREAQNYLYQAVRAAFRPGMGAYIPQRMFWAHRHAGADAPPMAGIIADPGGTALPSVRH, via the coding sequence CCGACGGGTGCTTCCGGCATCCAGGCCGATTTGCTGACTTTGGCCAGCATGGGTTGCCATGGCGTCACCGTATTGACGGGTTATGCCGCGCGCGATTCGCTGGACAGCGGCGAACTGATCTCGGTCGATCCGGAGCGCGTCGCCAGCCAGGCGCGGATGCTGCTCGAGGATATGCCGGTCGCGGCGTTCAAGATCGGCGCCACGACACGCGCGGAGATCGTCAGCGCGATCGCCGAGGTGGTCGCCGACTACGATGACGTGCCGTTGATCGTGTGCCCGGACTTCACGCTGGACGACGAGCACGTGCTCGCAGGCGATGACCTGCGCGAGGCGATCGCCGAGTTGCTCGCGCCGCAGACGTCGGTGATGGTGGCGGACCGCAGCATGGTGCTGCAGTTGATGCAGTCGGACAGCGAGGGCGACGCCCCCACCCTCGAGCAGGCGGTCGCACAGCTGGTCGAAGACGGGTGCGAGTACCTGCTGCTGAGCGAGCATACCGCCGGGCGGTATATCAACACCCTGTTCGGCGAGGAAGGCGAGATCCGCCAGGATGTGTTCCTGCGGGATCCGCAGCCGATGCTGGGCATCGGCGACACGCTGGCGTCGGCGATCGCGGCGCTGCTGGCCACCGGCATGACGCCGCCCGATGCGGTGCGCGAGGCGCAGAACTATCTCTACCAGGCGGTGCGCGCCGCGTTTCGGCCCGGCATGGGGGCCTACATACCGCAACGTATGTTCTGGGCGCACCGTCATGCCGGGGCCGATGCACCGCCGATGGCCGGCATCATCGCCGACCCGGGCGGCACGGCCCTGCCTTCGGTCCGTCACTAG